In Oxyura jamaicensis isolate SHBP4307 breed ruddy duck chromosome 21, BPBGC_Ojam_1.0, whole genome shotgun sequence, a single genomic region encodes these proteins:
- the LOC118177281 gene encoding phospholipase A2, membrane associated-like, with protein sequence MRNLLLALLLACGLLPARGSVLELERMIKAVTGKSALLSYSWYGCFCGIGGRGTPVDATDSCCRAHDCCYRGLRESKCSPLITPYQFEVTDGDIACGNEQSWCKRETCLCDKAVASCFAGALPSYNQSYRFYFKLRCRGSKLQC encoded by the exons ATGAGGAATCTGCTGCtcgccctgctgctggcttgcG ggctgctgccgGCGCGTGGCAGCGTTCTGGAGCTGGAGCGCATGATCAAGGCGGTGACGGGGAAGAGCGCCCTGCTCTCCTACAGCTGGTACGGCTGCTTCTGCGGCATCGGGGGCAGAGGCACCCCGGTGGACGCCACCGACAG CTGCTGCCGTGCCCACGACTGCTGCTACAGGGGGCTGCGAGAGAGCAAGTGCAGCCCCCTGATAACCCCCTACCAGTTTGAGGTCACCGACGGGGACATCGCCTGCG GTAACGAGCAGAGCTGGTGCAAGAGAGAGACCTGCCTGTGCGACAAGGCGGTGGCGTCGTGCTTCGCTGGCGCTCTGCCGTCCTACAATCAGTCCTACCGCTTCTACTTCAAGCTGAGATGCCGAGGGAGCAAGCTCCAGTGCtga
- the UBXN10 gene encoding UBX domain-containing protein 10, with protein MATAALLNSAPALCYVPPSPSAPFFQSNAATMHVTRPKSAKGRTRSAFGYPGSVNAYPCRVPSSPAAPHESGSSPRASSTKPPFPPGHVSPEEIPELLQQVPLRSSSSLNKYRVLPSIGRKGAGAEPSDQHEVSWGQEGAQETPAPSGGRGSASGLSESDVPGEESSCARRPPEKLGGKTRRESPSLSTLSLEEPLQNEPQLLLAVRSPSGQRFEHCFKPTDSLQTVLSVAEQKTAAKYECCSVETVEVPRRSFPDLTRSLQECGIPPRSLLCIRRAEQHEAAP; from the coding sequence ATGgccacagcagctctcctgaACTCAGCACCAGCTCTCTGCTACGTCCCTCCGAGCCCCTCAGCCCCTTTCTTTCAGTCAAACGCCGCCACCATGCACGTGACCCGGCCAAAATCTGCCAAAGGACGCACGAGGTCGGCCTTCGGTTACCCCGGGAGCGTGAACGCCTACCCCTGCAGAGTGCCATCgtcaccagcagctccccacgAGTCAGGGAGCAGCCCGAGAGCCTCGTCCACAAAACCGCCGTTCCCACCTGGCCACGTGTCGCCGGAGGAGATcccagagctcctgcagcaagTGCCTCTGAGGAGCTCCTCCTCGCTCAACAAGTACAGGGTGCTCCCCTCCATCGGCCGGAAGGGCGCGGGGGCAGAGCCGAGCGACCAGCACGAGGtgagctgggggcaggagggtgctCAGGAaaccccagctccttctggaGGACGAGGATCTGCCAGCGGCTTGTCAGAAAGCGACGTCCCTGGTGAAGAAAGCTCGTGTGCTCGGCGTCCCCCCGAGAAGCTGGGAGGGAAAACGAGACGGGAGAGCCCTTCGTTGTCAACCCTAAGTCTGGAAGAACCGCTGCAAAAtgagccccagctgctgctggctgttcGCTCTCCCTCCGGTCAAAGATTTGAACATTGCTTCAAGCCCACGGACAGCCTCCAGACGGTCCTGAGCGTGGCGGAACAGAAAACGGCGGCCAAATACGAGTGCTGCAGCGTCGAAACCGTGGAGGTGCCCCGACGGAGCTTCCCCGACCTCACCCGGTCCCTGCAGGAGTGCGGGATCCCCCCCAGGTCCTTGCTGTGCATCCGCCGGGCCGAGCAGCACGAGGCGGCCCCGTAG